Proteins from a genomic interval of Danio rerio strain Tuebingen ecotype United States chromosome 4, GRCz12tu, whole genome shotgun sequence:
- the LOC100537853 gene encoding uncharacterized protein isoform X1: MAFIKVESEDLKIEETFTVKQEDLQEQTDLMVLKEETHQQNEMEEKPQEITTDEKPTLNKKTSSRGRPRKSKSACNFSSKQSRKSFSQKSNLDVHMRVHTREKPYTCEQCGKSFGHIQGFENHMRIHTGEKPFSCKQCGKSFSQKANLDVHMRVHTKERPYTCEQCGKSFTYKQGFTTHMRIHTGERPYTCQQCKKSFYHPGNFAVHMRIHTGERPYTCQQCGKSFYQSGNFAAHMRIHTGERPYSCIQCGKSFKQNGTLEVHMRTHTGDRSFICTQCGKHFSQKHDLNIHMRIHTGKKPHTCTQCGKRFTQKTSLDNHMRIHTGEKPYRCTECGKTFPHKSTLKHHMKTHTEEKPFTCVQCGKRFTTKASLKNHMNGHTGTIVLTCDQCEKSLTRKDSIRKHIRKINSGEDPFRCSECGKGFKHKRSLNTHLKLHIG, encoded by the exons ATGGCGTTTATTAAAGTAGAAAGTGAAGacctgaagattgaagaaacattcacagtcaaacaggaagatctgcaggaacaaacag accTGATGGTGTTGAAAGAAGAGACTCATCAACAGAATGAAATGGAAGAGAAACCCCAAGAAAtaacgactgatgaaaaacccacactgaataaaaagacttcatcacgtggaagacctcggaaatccaaatctGCGTGTAATTTCAGCAGTAAACAgagtagaaagagtttcagtcagaagtcaaaccttgatgttcacatgagagttcacactagggagaaaccttacacctgcgaacagtgtggaaagagttttggtcacATACAAGGCTTTGAaaaccacatgagaattcacactggagagaagcctttcagctgtaaacagtgtggaaagagtttcagtcaaaaggcaaaccttgatgttcacatgagagttcacactaaggAGAGgccttacacctgcgaacagtgtggaaagagttttacttATAAACAAGGCTTTACaacccacatgagaattcacactggagagaggccatacacatgccaacagtgtaaAAAAAGCTTCTATCATCCAGGAAACTTTgcagtgcacatgagaattcacactggagagaggccgtacacatgccaacagtgtggtaAAAGCTTCTACCAATCAGGAAACTTTGCagcgcacatgagaattcacactggggagaggCCTTACTCTTGCatccagtgtggaaagagttttaagcaaaatGGCACCCTTGAAGTCCACATGAGAACACACACTGGAGACAGAAGTTTTATTTGCACACAATGTGGGAaacatttttctcaaaaacatGACCTtaacatccacatgaggattcacactggaaaaaaacctcacacatgcacacagtgtGGGAAAAGGTTTACTCAAAAAACAAGTCTTGACAACCACATGAGGATtcatactggagagaaaccttacagatGCACAGAGTGTGGGAAAACTTTCCCACATAAAAgcacactcaaacaccacatgaaAACTCACACTGAAGAGAAGCCGTTTACATGTGTTCAGTGTGGAAAGCGCTTCACAACCAAAGCTAGCCTCAAGAAtcacatgaatggtcacactggaaccatagtgttgACATGTGATCAGTGTGAAAAGAGTCTCACACGCAAAGACTCCATCAGGAAACACATCAGGAAGATTAACTCAGGAGAGGACCCTTTTAGATGCAGTGAatgtggaaagggctttaaacataaaagaagcctcAACACTCACCTAAAGCTTCACATTGGATAG
- the LOC100537853 gene encoding uncharacterized protein isoform X2, whose translation MVLKEETHQQNEMEEKPQEITTDEKPTLNKKTSSRGRPRKSKSACNFSSKQSRKSFSQKSNLDVHMRVHTREKPYTCEQCGKSFGHIQGFENHMRIHTGEKPFSCKQCGKSFSQKANLDVHMRVHTKERPYTCEQCGKSFTYKQGFTTHMRIHTGERPYTCQQCKKSFYHPGNFAVHMRIHTGERPYTCQQCGKSFYQSGNFAAHMRIHTGERPYSCIQCGKSFKQNGTLEVHMRTHTGDRSFICTQCGKHFSQKHDLNIHMRIHTGKKPHTCTQCGKRFTQKTSLDNHMRIHTGEKPYRCTECGKTFPHKSTLKHHMKTHTEEKPFTCVQCGKRFTTKASLKNHMNGHTGTIVLTCDQCEKSLTRKDSIRKHIRKINSGEDPFRCSECGKGFKHKRSLNTHLKLHIG comes from the coding sequence ATGGTGTTGAAAGAAGAGACTCATCAACAGAATGAAATGGAAGAGAAACCCCAAGAAAtaacgactgatgaaaaacccacactgaataaaaagacttcatcacgtggaagacctcggaaatccaaatctGCGTGTAATTTCAGCAGTAAACAgagtagaaagagtttcagtcagaagtcaaaccttgatgttcacatgagagttcacactagggagaaaccttacacctgcgaacagtgtggaaagagttttggtcacATACAAGGCTTTGAaaaccacatgagaattcacactggagagaagcctttcagctgtaaacagtgtggaaagagtttcagtcaaaaggcaaaccttgatgttcacatgagagttcacactaaggAGAGgccttacacctgcgaacagtgtggaaagagttttacttATAAACAAGGCTTTACaacccacatgagaattcacactggagagaggccatacacatgccaacagtgtaaAAAAAGCTTCTATCATCCAGGAAACTTTgcagtgcacatgagaattcacactggagagaggccgtacacatgccaacagtgtggtaAAAGCTTCTACCAATCAGGAAACTTTGCagcgcacatgagaattcacactggggagaggCCTTACTCTTGCatccagtgtggaaagagttttaagcaaaatGGCACCCTTGAAGTCCACATGAGAACACACACTGGAGACAGAAGTTTTATTTGCACACAATGTGGGAaacatttttctcaaaaacatGACCTtaacatccacatgaggattcacactggaaaaaaacctcacacatgcacacagtgtGGGAAAAGGTTTACTCAAAAAACAAGTCTTGACAACCACATGAGGATtcatactggagagaaaccttacagatGCACAGAGTGTGGGAAAACTTTCCCACATAAAAgcacactcaaacaccacatgaaAACTCACACTGAAGAGAAGCCGTTTACATGTGTTCAGTGTGGAAAGCGCTTCACAACCAAAGCTAGCCTCAAGAAtcacatgaatggtcacactggaaccatagtgttgACATGTGATCAGTGTGAAAAGAGTCTCACACGCAAAGACTCCATCAGGAAACACATCAGGAAGATTAACTCAGGAGAGGACCCTTTTAGATGCAGTGAatgtggaaagggctttaaacataaaagaagcctcAACACTCACCTAAAGCTTCACATTGGATAG